Proteins encoded within one genomic window of Psilocybe cubensis strain MGC-MH-2018 chromosome 2, whole genome shotgun sequence:
- a CDS encoding Cytochrome P450 monooxygenase 124, with translation MHGTHLLVFSFVAVYVCRKLLNLWKAGQSVHNFPGKRLILNPLFNNFVPKIRGISDGQNSLFNAKHTYFDYVGWDAYTSISLWPNTRTMVVLADAAAIKEITLSRARFPKPVHHYKTLSFYGKNIVASEGEEWKKYRKISAPAFSDRNNKLVWDSSIKIVEGLFNDVWGKRDVIEVDHCVDITLPIALFVIGAAGFGRSISWKEDAVIPPGHSMTFKDALHVVTVEIFLKIILPDWAMGLTKRLRRARLAFEELRSYMVEMIRDRQKAEKAERHDLFSSLLAANDHTLDASTLTESELIGNIYIFLVAGHETTAHTLCFTFALLALYPDEQEKLVEHIRSILPNGQSPTYEDMPLLTYSMAVFYETLRMFPPVTGIPKEAAEDTTITVGNKKGEQTTIPIPKGADLTLSTVGLHYNPRYWHDPDSFKPSRFLGDWPRDAFIPFSSGARACIGRKFFETEGIAILTMLVSHYKIAIKEEPQFASESFEQRKARVLSCRAGLTVTPIRVPLTFTRRI, from the exons ATGCATGGGACCCATTtgcttgttttttcttttgtcgCTGTCTATGTCTGCAGAAAGTTGTTGAACCTCTGGAAAGCTGGTCAATCAGTCCA CAACTTTCCAGGCAAACGGCTGATTCTAAACCCTCTCTTTAATAATTTTGTCCCGAAGATTAGAGGCATATCGGACGGACAAAATTCGTTGTTTAATGCGAAGCACACTT ATTTCGACTATGTGGGCTGGGATGCCTATACCTCC ATATCCCTTTGGCCAAACACTCGGACTATGGTTGTACTTGCAGATGCAGCCGCTATCAAG GAAATAACGTTATCTCGTGCGAGATTTCCTAAACCAGTCCATCACTACAAAACCCTTTCATTCTACGGCAAAAACATCGTAGCTTCAGAGGGCGAGGAGTGGAAGAAATACAGGAAAATATCGGCACCGGCTTTTTCAGAT CGCAACAACAAGCTTGTCTGGGACTCTAGTATCAAAATTGTAGAAGGGCTTTTCAATGACGTATGGGGTAAACGCGATGTAATAGAGGTTGACCATTGTGTGGACATCACACTTCCT ATTGCGCTGTTTGTTATAGGTGCAGCAG GTTTCGGAAGAAGCATTTCATGGAAAGAAGATGCAGTTATTCCTCCTGGACATTCAATGACCTTCAAAGACGCTCTTCACGTGGTCACTGTTGAGATCTTCCTTAAAATCATTCTGCCCGACTGGGCGATGGGTCTCACTAAGCGATTAAGAAGAGCCAGGTTAGCCTTCGAGGAATTGAGA TCTTACATGGTCGAAATGATTAGAGACCGACAAAAGGCTGAAAAGGCTGAGCGTCACGACTTATTCAGCAGCCTTCTGGCAGCAAATGACCACACGTTAGACGCATCGACATTAACAGAAAGCGAGCTTATTG gtaatatatatatattcttGGTCGCAGGACATGAG ACTACAGCACACACGCTATGCTTCACATTTGCTCTGTTGGCGTTATATCCCGACGAACAGGAAAAATTGGTCGAACATATACGTTCCATCCTTCCAAACGGTCAAAGCCCG ACATATGAAGATATGCCTTTGTTGACTTACTCTATGGC CGTGTTCTATGAGACTTTGAGGATGTTCCCTCCT GTCACCGGTATTCCCAAAGAGGCAGCAGAAGATACAACTATTACTGTTGGTAACAAAAAAGGCGAACAGACGACAATTCCTATTCCCAAAGGGGCCGACCTCACGTTATCCACTGTTGGATTACATTACAACC CGAGATACTGGCATGATCCAGACTCATTTAAACCATCACGTTTTCTGGGTGACTGGCCGCGCGATGCATTCATACCTTTTAGTAGTG GTGCACGCGCTTGCATTGGCAGAAA ATTCTTCGAAACCGAAGGCATAGCCATATTAACCATGCTCGTCTCGCATTACAAGATAGCTATCAAAGAAGAACCTCAGTTCGCTTCCGAGTCCTTTGAACAACGCAAAGCTCGAGTGCTTTCATGTCGTGCAGGGCTTACTGTGAC TCCTATCCGTGTTCCTCTTACTTTCACGCGACGGATATAG
- a CDS encoding Actin- protein 2/3 complex subunit 4, giving the protein MPKLRFLITSAVTGTAKGKYLNPSAMSNVLRPYLAAVRSTLTAALTLENFGSQVVERHNKPEVESASSKEVLLNPLTISRNENERVLIEPSVNSIRLSIKIKQADEIERILCNKFTRFMMQRAESFIVLRRKPVAGYDISFLITNTHTETMLKHKIVDFIIQFMEEVDKEISEMKLSLNARARIVAESYLTAIQG; this is encoded by the exons ATGCCGAAACTCCGCTTCCTGATCACAAGTGCCGTCACTGGTACTGCAAAGGGGAAGTACCTAAACCCCTCTGCCATG TCGAACGTTTTAAGACCATATCTTGCCGCGGTTAGATCAACTCTAACAGCTGCTCTAACCTTGGAGAACTTTGGCTCGCAG GTTGTGGAACGACACAATAAACCGGAAGTCGAATCCGC GTCCTCTAAGGAAGTCCTCCTCAACCCCCTTACAATATCGCGAAATGAAAACGAACGCGTCCTGATTGAGCCTTCAGTCAACTCGATAAGATTAAGCATCAAGATCAAACAGGCGGATGAAATTGAACGAATTTTATGCAACAAATTTACCCGTTTCATGATGCAGAGAGCTGAGAGCTTCATTGTGCTGCGGCGGAAACCAGTAGCG GGTTATGACATCTCATTCTTGATAACCAATACACATACGGAGACCATGCTTAAACACAAAATTGTCGATTTCATCATTCA ATTCATGGAGGAGGTCGATAAGGAAATCAGCGAGATGAAACTAAGTCTGAATGCCAGAGCGCGTATTGTTGCTGAATCGTACCTGACAGCG ATTCAAGGATAA
- a CDS encoding FK506-binding protein 4: protein MSVVLGLWHLTLEGGKEKTFQTPANVQITNAAFGEEIAEETRTVVKLTFDTLNTSFESDDEDEEEEKPSDTTTTVLCSLIPGKVEQANINLTLDSEGVYTFQATGKNTVYLTGNYIRQLGDDEEPSDDEDFSDEEGYDLRDVSSDVEMHPDDLEDLESDASRFEEVVEEPVKASKRPRDSDAKEPEASKKASKKLKAEGGKAVEAEAPKEEKKEKKQKEKKEKKDEKPTEVKEKKEKFAKKTIAGGVVIQDAKVGTGPMAKKGNTVRMRYVGKLTNGKEFDKNVSGKPFTFHLGKGEVIKGWDEGIVGMQVGGERILTIPPAMGYGSKKQDVIPANSTLIFEVKLLEIK from the exons ATGTCTGTTGTTCTTGGTTTATG GCACTTGACCCTCgaaggaggaaaagaaaaaacctTCCAAACTCCTGCCAATGTTCAGATCACGAACGCCGCTTTCGGCGAAGAAATTGCTGAAGAGACCAGAACTGTTGTAAAACTTACCTTCGACACCCTCAATACATCTTTTGAAagcgatgatgaggatgaggaggaggagaagcctAGCGACACCACTACCACCGTTTTGTGCTCCTTGATTCCCGGAAAG GTAGAGCAAGCGAATATCAACTTGACTCTGGACAGTGAGGGGGTCTACACTTTCCAAGCCACAGGAAAGAA CACTGTCTACCTTACTGGCAACTACATCA GGCAACTTGGTGACGATGAAGAACCGTCTGACGATGAAGATTTCTCAGACGAGGAGGGGTATGATTTGCGCGACGTCAGCTCCGATGTTGAGATGCACCCAGATGATCTCGAGGACCTTGAGAGTGATGCTAG CCGATTCGAAGAAGTTGTTGAGGAGCCTGTCAAAGCTTCCAAGCGCCCTCGTGATTCGGACGCCAAGGAGCCTGAAGCCTCCAAGAAGGCAAGCAAAAAGCTGAAGGCTGAAGGAGGAAAAGCTGTTGAGGCTGAAGCCCCaaaggaggaaaagaaggagaaaaaacaaaaggagaaaaaggagaaaaaggacgagAAACCTACGGAggtgaaggagaaaaaagaaaaattcgCTAAGAAAACTATCGCAGGAGGCGTTGTCATACAGGATGCAAAAGTCGGAACCGGCCCTATGGCGAAGAAGGGAAATACCGTTCGCATGCGCTACGTTGGCAAGTTGACAAATGGAAAAGAGTTCGACAAGAACGTCAGTGGCAAGCCT TTCACGTTCCATCTTGGAAAAGGCGAAGTCATTAAAG GTTGGGATGAGGGTATCGTTGGAATGCAGGTAGGAGGAGAGCGCATTTTAACCATCCCTCCCGCCATGGGCTACGGTTCGAAGAAACAAGATGTTATCCCAGCAAACTCTACACTCATCTTCG AGGTCAAGCTCCTCGAAATCAAGTAA
- a CDS encoding putative N-acetyltransferase YnaD → MPQHTVTLQSPWKRIRLVPPTASDDEIVSICRTHPTTRQFLQFLPEHMTAEEAGNRRETRAEDKRIMDFHVHFTENGLTRFAGMTGYFNLDEGNESCEVGMLIMPDLHGKNLATEVFYTILQYIFEVRNLHRVTFETAADNLAMRSWFEKIAGARLEAERREVWKYPSGNFVDVKGYAILEWEWRNHIKSRLEERLKGISKPNNMDAA, encoded by the coding sequence ATGCCTCAGCACACAGTAACTTTGCAATCTCCATGGAAAAGGATTAGACTCGTTCCACCTACTGCCAGTGATGATGAAATTGTTTCCATATGCCGAACGCATCCAACAACACGCCAATTTTTGCAGTTTTTGCCTGAACACATGACCGCAGAAGAGGCCGGCAATCGACGCGAAACTCGAGCTGAAGATAAACGCATCATGGATTTCCATGTCCACTTCACCGAGAATGGTTTGACTCGATTTGCAGGCATGACTGGTTATTTTAATCTCGACGAGGGCAATGAATCCTGTGAAGTCGGAATGCTCATCATGCCAGATCTACACGGCAAAAATCTCGCGACAGAAGTTTTCTACACTATACTGCAATATATATTCGAAGTCAGGAATTTGCATCGAGTAACATTCGAGACAGCAGCCGACAATTTGGCAATGCGTTCTTGGTTCGAAAAGATTGCTGGTGCGCGATTAGAAGCAGAGAGGAGAGAGGTCTGGAAATATCCTTCCGGTAATTTTGTCGACGTAAAAGGATATGCCATCCTGGAGTGGGAGTGGAGAAATCACATTAAATCCCGCCTCGAAGAGCGTTTAAAAGGAATTTCTAAACCGAACAACATGGACGCTGCTTAA
- a CDS encoding Cytochrome P450 monooxygenase 124, with protein sequence MLGTLGSILFSCIALYVINSLVKFWSALRSIGHLSGYRVAFSQHSLVSLLGKIRGITPGGNHFFEDKHDTFQEWDINSVVSAFPEPLITLTVADADAIKEMTSSRARFPKPVFQYKVLTFFGRNIVASEGEEWKKYRKISAPAFSDRNNKLVWDETILIVNSLFNDVWKDKDIISLDHCVDITLPIALAVISAAGFGKRSSWFDDDEIPNGHSMTFKQSLHIASTDIFFKFFFSGTILRYGTARMRNVQIAFDELSLYISEMIKERQLSEKVERYDLFSSLLEANSDDGEEVRLTESELRGNIFIYLIAGHETTAHTLCFTFALLAFHEDEQEKLYQHIKSILLNGQNPSYEDMPRLTYSMAVFYETLRLFPPVVNIPKVAGEDTVLTVGNVHGEKRSFPIAKGTRVAINTPGLHFNPRYWDDPTSFKPSRFLKSDWNRDAFLPFSAGARACLGRRFFETEGIAVLTMLVSRYKISIKQEPQFAGETIEQCKERVFRTSNMLTLTPVRVPLTFTRRT encoded by the exons ATGCTTGGAACTCTGGGATCGATACTCTTCAGTTGTATTGCACTCTATGTCATTAACTCCTTGGTGAAATTTTGGAGTGCACTTCGCTCTATTGG TCATCTTTCAGGCTACCGTGTCGCATTCTCCCAGCACAGTTTAGTTTCTCTATTGGGGAAAATACGCGGGATTACACCTGGAGGCAACCACTTCTTTGAGGACAAACATGATA CTTTCCAAGAATGGGACATAAACTCGGTG GTGTCTGCCTTTCCAGAGCCATTGATCACTCTTACCGTAGCTGATGCGGATGCCATCAAA GAAATGACTTCTTCCAGAGCTCGCTTTCCAAAACCTGTATTTCAATATAAGGTTTTGACTTTCTTTGGACGCAACATTGTCGCATCCGAAGGGGAGGAGTGGAAGAAATACAGGAAAATATCTGCTCCAGCATTTTCTGAT CGTAACAACAAATTGGTTTGGGATGAAACTATACTGATAGTGAACTCTCTGTTCAACGACGTCTGGAAAGATAAAGACATCATTTCTCTTGATCATTGCGTTGACATTACGCTTCCA ATTGCACTCGCTGTTATCAGTGCTGCAG GATTTGGAAAAAGAAGTTCGTGgtttgacgacgatgaaatACCGAATGGCCATAGCATGACGTTTAAACAGTCCCTGCATATTGCGTCTACCGATATCTTTTTCAAATTCTTTTTTTCGGGCACAATATTAAGATATGGCACTGCTAGGATGCGAAACGTGCAAATTGCTTTTGATGAATTAAGT CTTTACATATCAGAAATGATTAAAGAGCGACAATTATCAGAGAAAGTAGAGCGCTATGACTTGTTTTCCAGCTTGTTAGAAGCCAACTCCGACGATGGCGAAGAGGTTCGATTGACGGAAAGTGAATTAAGGG GCAACATTTTTATCTATCTTATTGCGGGACACGAA ACTACCGCCCACACCCTTTGCTTCACTTTTGCACTTCTTGCCTTCCACGAAGATGAACAAGAAAAGCTATACCAACATATCAAATCCATTTTGTTAAACGGTCAAAATCCG TCGTATGAAGATATGCCACGATTGACTTACTCTATGGC TGTCTTTTATGAGACCCTCCGCCTTTTCCCACCT GTTGTCAATATTCCCAAAGTGGCTGGCGAAGACACTGTACTTACTGTGGGCAATGTTCACGGCGAAAAACGATCCTTCCCTATCGCCAAAGGAACTCGTGTAGCTATAAACACACCTGGCCTTCACTTTAATC CTCGCTACTGGGATGACCCTACATCATTCAAACCTTCGCGATTCTTGAAGTCAGACTGGAATCGTGACGCTTTCCTCCCTTTCAGTGCAG GTGCTCGTGCATGCCTGGGAAGAAG GTTCTTTGAGACGGAAGGGATAGCAGTTCTGACGATGTTGGTGTCCCGCTACAAGATCAGTATCAAACAAGAGCCACAGTTTGCTGGGGAGACCATCGAACAATGCAAGGAGAGAGTTTTTAGAACGAGCAACATGCTGACTTTAAC GCCTGTCCGAGTTCCATTAACTTTCACTCGGAGGACATAG
- a CDS encoding FIT family protein scs3: protein MLGRVDAKSRACMCATSCTAQGSSDWNPTSLSFESTSMGGIRSQALTLVSAILLLGTIYSVFQETYLDTSNPLLTFLPHKLSETHYFASKANPLNVYFIKRSWGWTTAVFLFSYLTSPPHLRTSARFFQYCTLTICWLLFTSWFFGPAIIDRITVYSGAECVYQLPTGEINSVPLDLCYEKTVIAPETHPALFGSDFVAPAGLSFKPRLRRGHDVSGHVFLLTMSILFLAEQLKTSFSIRGPWPRLHSWAVASNIALLCIWLLGCYTTSVYFHTPFEKLTGYLLGISSFGVSLLLRNLFFKSPQPLPQQQVNRNVD from the exons ATGCTCGGACGCGTTGACGCAAAATCACGTGCTTGTATGTGTGCGACGTCATGCACCGCGCAGGGCTCCTCCGACTGGAATCCGACATCACTGTCCTTCGAATCTACGAGCATGGGCGGCATTCGATCCCAAGCTTTGACACTGGTCTCGGCCATTCTTTTACTCGGGACGATATACTCAGTTTTCCAGGAAACATATCTGGACACATCCAATCCATTACTCACATTCCTTCCTCACAAACTCTCCGAAACTCATTACTTCGCCTCAAAAGCCAATCCGTTAAACGTCTACTTCATAAAACGGTCCTGGGGCTGGACAACGGCTGTATTCCTCTTCTCTTACCTAACTTCTCCGCCTCATCTTCGCACTAGTGCCAGATTCTTCCAATACTGCACTCTCACCATCTGTTGGCTGCTTTTCACAAGCTGGTTTTTCGGCCCCGCTATCATTGACAGAATCACGGTTTATTCCGGCGCAGAATGTGTATACCAACTACCGACCGGAGAGATTAACTCTGTTCCCTTGGACCTATGCTACGAAAAGACGGTTATCGCGCCTGAGACGCACCCCGCGCTCTTTGGATCGGACTTCGTGGCGCCAGCCGGATTGTCATTCAAGCCGCGTTTGAGGAGAGGCCACGACGTGTCGGGACACGTGTTTCTGCTTACGATGAGCATACTTTTCCTAGCAGAGCAGTTGAAGACATCGTTCAGCATTAGGGGTCCCTGGCCACGCCTGCACAGCTGGGCTGTAGCAAGCAATATCGCACTTTTGTGCATCTGGTTGCTTGGTTGCTATACTACAAGCGTATACTTCCACACGCCGTTTGAGAAACTGACAGGATATT TACTTGGAATTTCTAGCTTTGGAGTTTCGCTACTGTTGCGAAACTTATTTTTCAAATCACCACAACCCTTACCTCAGCAACAGGTGAACAGGAATGTCGATTAA